The Pseudochaenichthys georgianus chromosome 23, fPseGeo1.2, whole genome shotgun sequence sequence CCTTTGATATATATTTGATAGATTTGGTACTAACTTTATCCAAAATACTTTATTTCTGTTTGTTTAATTCTCCTATAATGGCAACATATCCCATTTGAGCATGCGTCAAACTGTCAAAAATATACTTCAAGCCACATTTTCAAGTtaaactttttaaatgttggttgtttttaactatatatttgaaCCGGATGAATGATTTTAGTCATTGGACGTCAGGATCTTACATGATCAGAGAAACATGCTGAGCAAACACTGATATTTTTTACGTGAAACTTCTTTCATTTGTGTCTTAAAACTATATAATCTAGCTGCTGCGGGGGCCATGTTTTGTCTAACCTTGATCCTAACCCCCCCATTTCTTCTTACCTGCAGCTCTCCAAATGATGAAAGCAAGCCAGCTCCGAAAGCTTTGGTTTCTGAGCCTTGCTTACACAGGCCAAACTCCACGGTGAACCAGTACACCTGAGGACACAACAAACATAATTCAGTCACAAATCCGTGGTAGAAATTCACAAAATAAGGAAGGTAACTGTAATTAAAAGTAACTACATGCTAGATACCACGAAAGGCACTTTTCTTTTGTAATTTGCGGAACTGGCCCCATAAGGTCTTTTTAAATGCAAAATGTACTACAGACACCTCAGATAAACTAACACTCTCACATCAATGTATTTAAAGTTatgcataatacacacatgtaaCATTTACTCTTTTATGTTGCTGATAAACTCAATCTGTTTGCGTAGGGACAGGGGCTGAAAACCAGACctaatgtttttgtttctgaGGGTCTTCGGCATGAACACAGTTTTGTTAGACTCCGGATACAGCCTACCAAAATGATTTAACATTTTGTTTCTCATGAACACAATACTCACAGTAGCAAGTTTCTCAATGAACTCATCAGGGGCACCGAGGGAGGCGAGGCCAATTTCCTACACAGAGTACAATCAAAGCATAAGGATTAGTAATCATAATCAGAAATATGTTAAAACGATTTTCATTGTAATTGTTCCTCTAAGAGAGAGTAGGTGCAGCAAAACAAAGACCCAAAAAGTTGAAACAAAATCAGCGGAGGAGGCAGAAAGACTGTAATTGTTGCAGTTAAAGTattacaatgttttaacaacaaTGTGGCATATTTCCTCATATCATGCAGCCCTAAATTATACTACATGTTGTATTTGTTGTATATTTATTGCCGTCTTTACCTGTGAGAATTGGGCAAAACCGGAATCAGCAAACAGAGGAACATGTCCCAGGAGCTCATGGCAGATATCCCTGCATTAGAAACCAAAATGAGTCTTTAAAAATCAAACAATGACATAATATTTCCTTGTGTTATGCATAGTCTTCCGGACACTCACGGCTCAGGTGTGTATGTGGGCTTGGAGCTGTGACGAATGTACTGCGTGGAATGAAAGACGCGGAAAGCAAGGCCTGCCAGGAAGTCCCGGGATGAGAGCAGGCCGGCCACCGGGCGCAGCCGGAACCCTGTGCACGCTGCGGGAGGAGAGGGTTAACAGTATTTAAAAAGAGTCAGGGCTCAATAATGACTCAGATATATATTAAAGCAAGGCATCATCGGTCAATTATATaggtattctattttatttaatcTTTTATTGCTAATTCAGATTTTATGTTCTTATATGaatatttgaattattttattattttttattatcttttatctTATTCTTAAATGGAGCAAAACCCAATTTTCCCCTAGGATAAATAAATTATTCTGAtttgtcccacagaggggaatatattgcattacatttagTATTGTCTTCACTATTTTATTTCCTTAGTTATTTTGTCTTTTAAGTATATTGTATGTTGCAGTGTTGAAGAGCCTACCAACAACTATGCTGTAGTGATTAGGCATAAGACAATACatatttgaatcttgaatctttgACATGTTAGAGCTCTGGGTCCATGCTCATGCTTACACTGCAGGAAGCGGGACACGTCCTCCAGCTGGGGGATGTTGTCCTGCCTGTAGCCGCAGTATTTCTCCAGCAGGGGGAACACCCGGTTGTGTTCGCGGCAGGCGTGAGTCGGATACAGGGTCTTCAGCTCCTTTAACACCGTCCCCCATGTGATCTTCTCGTCCTCCGTGTACTCCACCCGAGGGATGATTTGGCCACTGAGACAAAGACATTAGTTTAATGTGGATATAGGAGTTTTGTGTAAAAGGCTTTTCCTGGAACAAGCACATCTAAATGCTGTGGCACCGTTACAGTTAAGAGTAAAAAGGGGGAGTACATAAGTTTACCCGCAGGACTTGCATAAGGACAGTATATATAAGCGAAACTACACTGCTACAGTTATATATACCACTGTTTGCCTAAGATCTTACATATTTATGGTGGTTACATATTATAGTATAGTATATTGATATTTATGGTTATGTTATATCAAACATGTCTCAATTGTTGATGGAGTTCTTTATTTGTAGGTTTCCCCCAAATGTCCCCATGACGGTAGACTCCATAATCACAGCGTCACGCAGCTCTGTAAATGGGAGCCATCTGACTGGATGTCTCAGTGGGTTTGGCTCTCTTTGTAGTGCCTGTGAATAATACTTCAATAATAATGCTCTATTCTACACAGAAAGACCAGGGCCATTTAAATGCAGCATTGACTGTCTGTAATGTGTCTCTATTTGTCGATGATAATATTTAAGACAAGGCAGATCAATAAATCAACCAGAATAACCACACAATGTATAAAAAAGAGAGATGGAGTTGTAGAAGAAATATCATTTTGAAGTTACTGTCTGTAGTTGAAGGCAATGTCAGCAAACTCCTTTCTGCGGGCTCTGTAAACTGGATCTGTAAaaccctgaacacacacacacacacacacacacacacacacacacacacacacacacacacacacacacacacacacacacacacacaaacaaacaaaagaaaGCCATGTTAGATCTCATGATCTCAGCCTGGCCACTCACAGCTAAATCAAAGAGTGGAAATCCTCTGCTGAGGCTAAACCCTGTGGCCTTTGACAGCATTATGCACTCCGTCTCTAATACGTGCGCGCAAATACATATTCAAATGAAGCCTTTGTAGAGTGTTTTCCTGCTTATGATGAATACATTCTGCTTTAATGGCGGTGGCAAAAGGGAGCAATTATCTATAATTATAGGGGCTCAATTAAAGCAATGACATCAATTTGTGTGTCTAGATAGTTTCCATTAGAATGGACGGCAAAGTGCGGCCTGTCATCTCCGCAGCTTTCATTAGAGATGTGTGCGTGAGTgggcgtacacacacacacacacacacacacacacacacacacacacacacacacacacacacacacacacacacacacacacacacacacacacacacacacacacacacacactcacacacatgcagaggcagGATGTGCATGGATGGGTCAGTCCTTACCGGATGATCAGAGTCCAGCTCAGAGCCGTAGCTAAGGATCTGGTTGGCAAAGCGGTCCAAGTCCTGGATGTCATTAGGGAACCATGGCACTGGAGAATAATTTGTGAACAGTTAGTAAACATTtatatgttgtgtttttattcagATCAAATTCATTAAGAATATATTCTACAAACCCTGACGGCCTCGAACAATGAAGAAACAGTCACTTTATCTCCTTGCTTCGTGATCATTTATATTTTGTGTGTTAAATAATTCAATTGTAGTCCCAGTTaggattttttatttatataagataagataagatcaactttattgatcccacttTGGGAAAtatttgcgttgcagcagcataaaaagacatggcattgtacattaaaaattaaaagactagaaataaacattccaaaatgtaaacatctcaataGAACTAAAATAGCAttaagaaaatatacatgttgaattacaAATGTATAGTAACAAAATATAACCCtggatattatatatacataagtatgtgaggaatggaatattaaatagtatatattatattatgatTCTTGATTGATATACATTTACAGATTGATATTCATTTTGAAAACGTAGAGGATGTTTTACCAATAGGATTTTCCTCCAGTGCCATCTATGGTATTTTGGCCCTGAGCCGAACAGTAATAAAGGGTCATCTGCTTGTTCAAATGGATTTATGACACTCAACAACACTGGGGCCCCATCATTAATCTACATTTGTGCAGTGTGGTCCAGCCCGAGGCCTCAGGAAGACAATATGTCCCTGGCAGGCTCCTCTTTAAACAGGCAGGCTCCAAAACTGGCTGTAAATACCCCCTGGTCTACTTGACCATGACCAGCAGCCCTCAGTGTCTCCAGGGGGGTCAGAGGAGGATCCATGGTggccctgtctgtctctctgccgTGACCTTGGCATGTTCTCTCTGCCGGgacacagagctcttctgttccTGCCGAGCATGTGGGTCCTCACACGCTAAACTAATGTCATTCTGGAAACAACTAATAAGGGGGTCTTAATGTGGGCCGAGGGCCATCAGTCTAATCGGCGACGCTGGCTGTCCATTACCCGGTCTGGCTGGGGGGTCATGGAGCAACAGCCAACACTGAGTACAGTTGATAAATGGACAATTGAGCCGTTTTGATCtatttaatataataattaatatACTAGCTGTGTGGCTCCACGGATGTCAGAGTTGGTTAGTCGGTCAATGACTTTGACCCAGACTCTGAACATCTATTCACTGCAAAATGAAGCATTCCTTGCCTCACTTGTACATGTACTTATTGTTAAGTGAGGTTcgtgtgctaaaacactgtgTAACATGGAGAACATGGTAAAAATACATCCTAAAATAAAATTGGCATTGGCAAAAATGGTTAATAACTGAGAAGATGGTATTATACCCATTCTCTGATTATAGTTAATAGAGCTAACCTGTGTCCTTCAGCTTGTTGCGGGACAGCTCGTGCACGGGGCCGCTGATCTGGGTCCGCAGGCTGTCGATGACCTCGTCCAGGGCCTGAGAGCAGCTGGAGTCCACGCTGATGAAGAACTCGTGCTGATCTTTCTTCATCCCCGACGGACGGGACTCGATGTGCGTCAGGTTGATGCCCTTCTCCTGAGGATCACAGGGGAAAAAAGGAGACAATGTGTGTCCTGATTTTTTGTATCATTAAACTTGGTTCTTTTTAATGTACAATGCTTTACTGAGGTCCATTCGTGGATTAAGAGTTTTCCTACTAAGACCTGTGTTAACTGGTTCTTTTCACTGTACCTacttgtgagtttttatgaaaGAGCCAGTAAAAATGTCTTAAAAGTACTTCTGGATTCATGACTGGGAAAAATAAAAGTTCAATTTTAACCTACTTAAATATTAATTTATATCTCATTACTACTATACATTGCCTTCATTTCCCCCTAATTCCAGTTTCTAGTGATTTTCTTAAAGATCtacaaaaaaaatatttatcCATGGTCTGGTGTGTCTGGTGTTTGTGTCTTTTATTAGCTTTATTGTTGACTTGACATTTCATGTAATTTTCAGTTTGTTGTTTAGAAAGTTTCATCAAAGAAAGAAAGTGGAACAATTGCAGCGTGATTGCTGCAACAGGCTGCAGTACTTTGTTCTACCACTAGAGAGCGCTGTGTTGTAACAAAACGGATGCTTGTTAGATATGTTTACATTTACTTCATTGCTCCATGTTGGAATTGCTTTCTTACAGTAGCATGTAACAAGTTATTGCACCGGAGTTgaaaactcaaataaaaaaagaagataaacaataaatatatacatattaagAAGAAGAAATATGTATATCACAATCGAatagaaaatataaatatacagagTAACCACTCTAATAGACCAACCTATTactaacaaaatacaaacacatgctactaaatacattatatttaaatgCAATGAGGTACAGTTTGAGAACAATATAAACCCGGGTAAATTAAATGGAAAACAGTGGAGTCTGGTTAAAAATAAAGAGAATTAGGTAGGTAGGAAAGATtccctgtatcggtccttgttaTATTGTACCTGAGCCAGTCTACATTTGTATGAGTCCACCATGGAGGTCATGGTCTACCTTGAACTCCCTCTCGCTATCATTCTCTTTCTGTAAACTGACCTTGAGCCGGACACACTGGACTTGCATAATAAAGGAAACATAGTGGTTTAGTGCAGAGTAATTCAACATGTACTTTTTGCATTTAGGCTTTTTTCATTATGCAGCATGAACCCAAACTCTTTTGGACATTCTTCCAAATACTGTACACAATACAGATGGTGAATAGCGTGACTACATACATAAGTAGTAATAACcaacacaaatgtatttttactTATGTAACTttggggagggagagggagtaTGTAGTTATCTGTCAACTATAGGCTCAGCAAAGAGGAGGGTCTCCTGTTTGCTCCCATCTGGATCctattatacattttacagctTTTTAAAGGCCCATGTGGTCCTAGTACATCCCCCCCAGGGACTACCGTACAGAGATGATTCCAGGCTGGCATAGGAAAGACAAAATAACTCGTTTTCTATTCACTGCCAGCAGATGAAGAGTACATATATGAGGGGTGAATAGCAATGTTGTCAAATTGAAATTATAAAAAATTCAACTTTATCACTGTAATTGT is a genomic window containing:
- the pah gene encoding phenylalanine-4-hydroxylase, with the translated sequence MDAAHKKVNGNYGKDGETEEPGTGRRRGSMYLEEETNKSEVISCIFSLKEEVGALARGLRLFEEKGINLTHIESRPSGMKKDQHEFFISVDSSCSQALDEVIDSLRTQISGPVHELSRNKLKDTVPWFPNDIQDLDRFANQILSYGSELDSDHPGFTDPVYRARRKEFADIAFNYRHGQIIPRVEYTEDEKITWGTVLKELKTLYPTHACREHNRVFPLLEKYCGYRQDNIPQLEDVSRFLQSCTGFRLRPVAGLLSSRDFLAGLAFRVFHSTQYIRHSSKPTYTPEPDICHELLGHVPLFADSGFAQFSQEIGLASLGAPDEFIEKLATVYWFTVEFGLCKQGSETKAFGAGLLSSFGELQYCLTDKPKVLPFDPTKTSFQKYPITEYQPVYFVAESFEDAKEKVRKFANTIPRPFTVRYNPYTQSIEVLDNTQQLRNLADSIGSEMGKLCEALRKLQN